GGTGGTGTGTCAATACCAGATATCAGCTTTCCATTCGCAGGCTGCACACTCGTGTCCACTGTCAACGGCTGAGCCTGCGTGTGCACTGGCGAGCTTTCCTCCGTCACCCTCGCCAGAGGACTGCCAAATTGACCTCTCGGACTTGACGTTCCATGCGCTGGCTGTTTGCCGTTTGACAATCGTTGAGGCGATCGTCCTCGGTCCTCTTTCGTTGGCGAGCCGTAAGGTGAGAATCCATTCACGCCAGGTGAGACATTGCTGTTGATCCGTAGAGGCTTCTTCTTGGGCGCTCTCCTGCCATACTTTTGGTCTGATCGCCAGCGCAGAATATCAATGTATGCAGGCTCCACTCCTTGTTTCGGGAACTCTCTCAACTTCAGCTCTTTCGTATCTTCATCGATGAACCACTTGTCGGTGTGCATGTCGTCCGCAAGTGTCGCCAGAAACGCCGACCATGACCGCGAGATGACATACTTGCAGTCATAGTCACGACCGAACAAGATGATCTGGCCCCACTTTCCAGTCGGACCGGGTGCAAGATCCACTGCAATGTTGTTGCCTCCCCAATCTCTTGCCAGCGGGATCCACGCTGGATGCGCGTACACCTTTTGAATGGCGTTCGGAGGTTGTGAATCCTGCTTCTCTTCGAGTTCTGAACGCCATTGTGGACTCGCGGAGGAAGAGGCTTGTGCGACTGGTACTGCAGATGCTGACGATCCTGCAAAAGCCTTCAGCGGTGCTTGAGGGATCTCGTATTTGGCCGCATCGTTGAAGTAGGCCTCGTTCACTGTTCGCCAATTCTGCCACTCTTGCATGATCTCTTCACAATCCAGTAACATGCAGCCGAATACCACGCCTGTAGGCaatcctcctcgttcttgGCCGTCATGAATCTGAAGCGACTCGCGCACCTCTTGCGGCAGCGTACAGTCGAGCTCGTGCTCCAGCTCGTTGACGTCGTTTACCGTCGCACCGAATCCAATGTTCTCGAACAGCTCTTCGTAGTTGTCTTCCAACCATCGATCGATACGCTTCCAGGAGTGGCTGACGGGTGGTGGAGGCGGGAGACCATCGGCAAAGCTCTGCATCTGTATCTCACCCTGCCCCATGCCCTCCATTGTGCTGTCCATACCCGACGTCTGACGTTGTAGACTCCGACGAACTTGCGGTGAGTATGGAGGACTTGAGGTTCCGGCCGTGTTGTGGCTGACGAAGCCATTGCCGGCTTCGAGGTCGAGGTCTGCGCGAGATTCGAGTGCGCTTGTGTTTGACGAGGTGATGGAGTTCTTCTTGGACTGCGAGACGGGGATCTTGCCGTTGCGATAGGGCGCATCGGGTCCGGCATGGCGATCGTCAGACGTCATGGTGTGCCAGAAGGAGCGCCATGATGAGGCCAACCTGTAGCCGCGGCAGTGTTAGCAATGCCTCGTATCTCCAACATGCCACCTCTTGGCACGTTCCGACACGTGGGAAGCGATGGGGCATATGGTGAAGTCTTGAAGTGTCGTATGGACGTACGTGTTTGCCATGCTCGGAGGGGTTCAAGGCGCGAACGCCGGGCGGTAGGGACAGTGGTGGTGGTGCGCGTCGGCCTCGAAGAATGCTGGGCGGAGAGGGATGGGTATTCGCGCGCTGTGGGTGGAGAAGAAGGGTGTCGATAAGTCAACGGCGGAGGTGTCTCCCAGAACCACAGTGTGCTGTGTGCACGTCACAAGTCTCCTTTCAATGTGACCAGGGCTGTTGCCTTTAGCGAGCCCCCCTGGAGGCGATAGAATGAGATATGCCGACGTTTGTTCCACTCCGGACAGCACCCGCGTGCTCGAGTGTCGTTGCAGGTATGCGAATTGGCGATTGAGAAGA
Above is a window of Fulvia fulva chromosome 6, complete sequence DNA encoding:
- a CDS encoding Glucan synthesis regulatory protein, encoding MANTLASSWRSFWHTMTSDDRHAGPDAPYRNGKIPVSQSKKNSITSSNTSALESRADLDLEAGNGFVSHNTAGTSSPPYSPQVRRSLQRQTSGMDSTMEGMGQGEIQMQSFADGLPPPPPVSHSWKRIDRWLEDNYEELFENIGFGATVNDVNELEHELDCTLPQEVRESLQIHDGQERGGLPTGVVFGCMLLDCEEIMQEWQNWRTVNEAYFNDAAKYEIPQAPLKAFAGSSASAVPVAQASSSASPQWRSELEEKQDSQPPNAIQKVYAHPAWIPLARDWGGNNIAVDLAPGPTGKWGQIILFGRDYDCKYVISRSWSAFLATLADDMHTDKWFIDEDTKELKLREFPKQGVEPAYIDILRWRSDQKYGRRAPKKKPLRINSNVSPGVNGFSPYGSPTKEDRGRSPQRLSNGKQPAHGTSSPRGQFGSPLARVTEESSPVHTQAQPLTVDTSVQPANGKLISGIDTPPTSAKPKNDENAPPSKLVAVDTPRASPDETREERRGSQPFPKSRLGSMVMSSSDEETSPLSPAHDAGLPNVEEEMKDVKI